TCCCGCGCGAGCGCCCGCCCGGCTGCCTGCTCTCGATCGCTCCCGCGCCGATCGTGGCCGCGCTCCCCGGCTGTGTGCGGCTCCGCCGCGTCCAGCCCGCCGGACGCAGGGAGATGGACGCGGGGGACTGGATCCGAGGGGCGCGTCTCGCGGAAGGCGAGCGCTTCGGTTGATGCGATGACCCGAAGCGGAGGAGATCCGACGGGAGAGGGGAAAGCGGGAGAACGCTCCTCCCGGGACATCGATCCCGTCCGCCTTGCGGCCTTCGGGATCCTGCACCGCAGCGCGCGGGGAAGGCGGTCGATCGACAAGGCGCTCCGGCTGGCCGCGGCCGCGCACGAGGAACGCGATCGCCGGTTTCTCTGGGCCCTCGTGGTCGAGACGCTCCGCTGGCGGGCCCGCCTCGATGCGGTTCTCGAGCCGCTGCTCCATCGACCGCTCATGAGTCTCGACCCGTCCGTGCGGATCCTGCTGGAGATGGCCGCCTGCCAGGTGTGCGTCCTCGATTCGATTCCTCCCCACGCCGTCGTGGACGAGGCGGTCCGCCTCGCCGCCAAGGTCGCTCCCTCCGGTGCGGAGAGGATGGTCAACGCCGTGAGCAGGCGGCTCACGCAGGACGGCGCCGCGCGCTGGGCCCTGGTGGGCGGCGCGTCGGATCCGGCCCAGTGGTGCGTCGCGCACAGCCATCCGCGATGGCTTGTCGACCGATGGCTGCAGCGCTGGGGAGAAGAGAGGACGTTGTCGGTCCTCCGCTGGAACAACGAGCACGCGCCGGTCTGGCTGCGCGCGCGCCGCGGAGGCAGGGCCCCGGAGGGAGAGCGCGGGTGGGTGGCCGACACCTATCGGATGCCGCGATCGTACCGGCCGGCGGACGATCCGAGCTTCCTGTCCGGCGAGTGGACGGCGCAGGATCCGGGCGAGACGCTGGTCGGGCTGCTTCCCCCCGAGACCCCCGACGGATGGCTCATCGACCTCTGCGCGTCGCCGGGGACGAAGACGACGCATCTCGCCGAGCGATTCGGCGCGGGCCGCGTCCTGGCCATGGACAGGAGGCGCTCGCGCATGGTGAGGCTCAGGGAGACCCTGGCGCGGACAGGCGATCGATGCCCCCTGATGGTCGCCGATGCGCTGGCCCTTCCCCTGCGCCCCGGAATCGCGGCGGGGGTCTTGCTGGATGCCCCGTGCAGCGCCCTCGGTGTCCTGCGTCGCCGGGTCGACGCCCGATGGAATGTCAGGGAGTCCGATCTCCTCCGCCACCGGGACGAACAGATCCGCATGCTGGACGCGGCGGCCGGCCTCGTTCGCAGGGGCGGCTGGCTCCTCTACAGCGTATGCTCGACCGAGCCGGAGGAGACAGACGACGTGAGGGATCGCTTCCTGGCGCGCCACCGCGGGATCCGGCCGCTCACGATCCCGATCGCGACTCCGGAGGATGTGGAGAAGGGGGACGGGTGCCTGAGAATTCTGCCCGGGCAGGGAGCGTGCGACGGGGTGTATGCTTCCCTGTTCCGATGCTGAGGCGAGGCGAGTGAAAGGTCTGAAGCTCATGGGCAGGCTGCCGGGTGGCGGCGTCCGAAACCGCACGCCCCGGCGGTTGCTCATCGTGGCGCAGCTTCTCGCCGGTCTCGTCCTGGGCGTGGTCCTCTTCGACCGGCTCCTCATGCCTCTCGTCGTCCGCCAGGGGGCGATCGCGACCGTTCCCGACCTGCGCGGCAAGGCGCGGCCGGACGCCGAGCCCGCGCTGTCAGAAGCGCGCTTGCGGCTGGGCAACCTGGTCGAGGTGCCCGACCGCGCGGCGAAGGCGGGAGAGATCCTCTCGCAGGATCCGCCGCCCGGGGCCGTCGTGCGCCGGGGCCGCGTCGTCAATCTCCTCGTCAGCAGCGGGGCCCCCGTCCGCGAGATCCCCGACTTCGCCGGAAGGACCGTGCGATCGGCGCGGCTCGATCTGGGGCAGCTCGGGCTGCGGCAGGGAGCGATCCTCGTCCTCCCATCCGAGACGGTCCCCGAGGGGCAGATCGTCGGAACCCATCCGGGGCGCGGCGCGCTCGCCAAGCCCGACGCGGTTGTCGACTTCCTCGTGTCCGGCGGAACGAGGCGAAGCCTCTATCTGATGCCCGACCTTCGAGGCCGTCCGATCGAGGAGGCCTGCGCGATGCTGGGCGCGGGCGGGATCGTCGCGTCCCCTCCTGACGAGTCGCGGGGGGCGTTCGTGATGGAGCAGAGCCCGCCGGCGGGAGAAGCGATCGCGTCGGGCGAGCGTGCGCTTCTCTATTGACCGGAGGTTTGCGGGCATGAAGGCGAGTAGGTCGGCCGCTGAGCGCCAGAGAGTCTGGGCACGGATCCGGGGAGAGGCGCTGATCGCTCCGTCCCTCTTGAGCGCCGACTTCGTCCATCTGGCGGATGAGATCAAGACGATGGAGGAGGCCGGCGCGCAGCTGCTCCACCTCGACGTGATGGACGGCCACTTCGTCCCCAACATCACCTTCGGCCCCGCCGTGGTCGCTTCCATCCGGGGCCAGACCGATCTCTGGCTCGACGCGCACCTCATGGTGACCGACCCGGGGGCGTTTCTTCTTCCCTTCGCGGAAGCGGGGGCGGACAGCGTCACGATCCACGCGGAGGCGACGGCCGATCTCGCGCGGATCCGTCAAGACGCCGACAGGCTCTCGATCGTCCTCGGGCTCGCGATCCGGCCCGATCGGCCCGTCGCCGGGACTCTGGCCTCGATCGGGGGTCTGTTCGACCTGATCCTGGTCATGACCGTGATGCCCGGCTACGGGGGGCAATCCTATATGGAAGGGTCGAGCGAGAGGATCCGTGAGGCCGCCGCCTTCTGCGCCGCATCCCCCCGGCGGCCGGTTCTCGAGGTCGACGGGGGGATCAGGAGCGGCACGGTCTCGGACGCCGCGGCGAACGGCGCGAACTGGTTGGTCGCCGGCAACGCCATCTTCCGCGATCCCAACCCGTTCCGGGCATTCAGGAGCCTGCAGGCGGAGGTGGGTGGCGTGGCCCGCGGCCCCGGACGGCCCGCCTCCTAGGCCCCCCTGACTCTTGTTCCGCCCCACGATCCTCTGGTATCGTCGAATCTTCGCCGTGTCGACCCGCGTCTGAACGGCTCCTGAGGACCATGTTTGAACAGCTGACGGGGCGTCTGGAGGAGATCTTCCGCCGCCTCCGGGGGCAGGGCGTTCTCACCCCTGAGAACATCCGCGAGACCCTCCGGGAGGTGCGTCGAGCCTTGTTGGAGGCGGATGTCCACTACGAGGTCGCCCGCGGCATCGTTCGCGAGGTCGAGCGCAGGGCGGTCGGCGAAGAGGTTCTTCGAAGCCTGAGTCCGGGGCAGCAAGTGATCCGGGTCGTCCACGAGGTTCTGGTCGAGACGCTTGGCGGCAAGGCCCGGCCCCTGGAGGCGAGCGGAGAACTTCCGACGCGCCTGCTGGTCGTGGGGCTCCAGGGCTCCGGGAAGACGACATTCGCGGCGAAGCTGGGCCAGCACTTGAAGGAGAGGAAGCAGATCTCGTTGCTCGCTGCCTGCGATCTGGCGCGGCCGGCGGCGGTGGAGCAGCTCGAGAGCCTGGGGCGCTCGATCGGGGTGAAGGTTCACGTCGATCGAGCGAGCGGCGATCCGGTCCTGGTCGCGACCGCGGCCCTGAAGGCGGCGAAGGAGTCGGCGGCCGACTTTCTCATCGTCGACACGGCGGGCCGACTCCACGTCGACGCCGACCTGATGGAGCAACTGCGGCGCGTGCGGGAGGCGGTCGCTCCGCATCAGACGATTCTCGTCCTTGATGGGATGGCGGGACAGGAGGCGGTTCCCGTGGCCGCCGCCT
This genomic stretch from Candidatus Eisenbacteria bacterium harbors:
- a CDS encoding PASTA domain-containing protein — translated: MLPCSDAEARRVKGLKLMGRLPGGGVRNRTPRRLLIVAQLLAGLVLGVVLFDRLLMPLVVRQGAIATVPDLRGKARPDAEPALSEARLRLGNLVEVPDRAAKAGEILSQDPPPGAVVRRGRVVNLLVSSGAPVREIPDFAGRTVRSARLDLGQLGLRQGAILVLPSETVPEGQIVGTHPGRGALAKPDAVVDFLVSGGTRRSLYLMPDLRGRPIEEACAMLGAGGIVASPPDESRGAFVMEQSPPAGEAIASGERALLY
- a CDS encoding signal recognition particle protein — its product is MFEQLTGRLEEIFRRLRGQGVLTPENIRETLREVRRALLEADVHYEVARGIVREVERRAVGEEVLRSLSPGQQVIRVVHEVLVETLGGKARPLEASGELPTRLLVVGLQGSGKTTFAAKLGQHLKERKQISLLAACDLARPAAVEQLESLGRSIGVKVHVDRASGDPVLVATAALKAAKESAADFLIVDTAGRLHVDADLMEQLRRVREAVAPHQTILVLDGMAGQEAVPVAAAFKEQMPIDGLALTKMDGDARGGAALSVRAATGIPIFFLGTGEKTSALEIFHPDRLASRILGMGDLLSLVEKVQASADLERARKMQERLERRQFTLEDFLEQLRQVKRMGPLEDLVRMIPGASKALVGGASLDERQIGKVEAILQSMTPRERERPETIDGSRRRRIAQGSGTVVQDVNRVLRDYQLMRRLLQQARKGKRRGMPRLGGF
- the rpe gene encoding ribulose-phosphate 3-epimerase — encoded protein: MKASRSAAERQRVWARIRGEALIAPSLLSADFVHLADEIKTMEEAGAQLLHLDVMDGHFVPNITFGPAVVASIRGQTDLWLDAHLMVTDPGAFLLPFAEAGADSVTIHAEATADLARIRQDADRLSIVLGLAIRPDRPVAGTLASIGGLFDLILVMTVMPGYGGQSYMEGSSERIREAAAFCAASPRRPVLEVDGGIRSGTVSDAAANGANWLVAGNAIFRDPNPFRAFRSLQAEVGGVARGPGRPAS